The region ATGAAACGTGTGTATGTCATGGGTATCTTATTTACGACTCAAAAATCAGGACACAAACTTATTCAAGTTACCGGTAATGTAATATAGTGTTTAGAACAGTAAACTAGAAAAGAGAATTATTTTATATTCCAAGTGAAGGCAGGACATTTGGCTGCATGAAGACAGGCTTGCTGTCTCCATTATGGCTCCAACAAGCTCCAAAACCTCTTGCCTGACATGTCCCAGAACAGAGGCTCTTCTCTTCTGGTTTACATTAACATGCCCGTCTGTGTCGTTTCTTCTCTGCAGAAAACTGTAGTGGTGGCTTTACACTGTTATCGCAAATATTTTCTGCATACTCTGTATGTATATTCGAGAATGCTTTAGAAGTCCATATCGTTCACATAACTTATATCAACATgtctggttttttgttttttttgcagacaAATCCTGCTTTGAGACTTGGTTCAACCACGAGGACATGAAGGAGGTCACCAAACATTTGCCTGTCTGTCACGTGGAGGCACCTGGCCAGCATGTGGCTGCCAACACCCTGTCTTCCGAGTGAGTAGACGGCCATTCCTCGACCAGCTAGTCAGTCACTCTCTTGCACGTCTCCGCACACCtatccatctcccatctctttttCTTGCGTCTGTCTATTTGATTATTTGTTTGGTGAAAATGAATTAACCGCCTTGATGACAGTTTGGTTCAACTTTGACTCCTCAGGTATACCTACCCTTCTGTGGACCAGCTGTCTGAAACACTGCCCACCGTCCTCAAACACTTCGGGTAGGTTGGACTCAACAGCTCTTAGTCGGCTGGTCAATATGATATTGATCTGACATTTCTGAAGATGGCGCTCATGGGGCGAGCTTGAAACCCGACGTTGCCTGCAGTTTGGCCCTGATAGACATGCCAGTTTGGGATGAAAATGagagaaaatcccccccaaaaaccaGTGTACATCAGGAGCTAGTTATAAGGTTTAACCTTTTGACCGTTCGTTCCGCAGGTTTCGTAGTGTCGTTGGAATCGGGGTTGGAGCAGGGGCCTACATCTTGGCCAAATTCGCTGTGAGTTTACATCTGTTCTTTCCAGCCCAGATGAACCCATACCGATGACAGACCATCATGTCACATGTAGATATTGTGAGCTGTGTGGCCTCCAGTGACATAGCAACATAGATTTCATATTGCCTGGTTAAACTCTTTGACTTTGCATTAGGAAAAAAAAACCACCATACATAACATGTTGATAAAAGGATTGGCAGTGACCTCCTTTTTAAAAATGTAGACGTTATGGATGGACTGCAGTATCATCAAGTTTAAAATCACATATTAGAAAGTTATATCAATACCTAATCTGCTATTTATACATGTTTCAATGTATGTATGCAGCTTAACCACCCTGACCTGGTGGAGGGTTTGGTTCTGATCAACATCAACCCCAACTCTGAAGGACTGATAGACAGTGTGACACACAAGGTCAGcaatgagcgtgtgtgtgtgtgtgtgtgtgtgtgtgtgtgtgtgtgtgtgtgtgtgtgtgtgtgtgtgtgcatggtgtgtatgtgaatgtttgTTTCTGTGTGACCTTTATATAGAAGAAGCCCTCTTCGACAAAAAATTGACACAGTCACATTGTGCCAGAGAGAAGCTGCAGGGGTCCTTTGCTCCTGCTGCTGTCAAGTTGTTTTAATGAGCGGTTTTAATTTGACTGTAGCCTTTTCTGTCTGTTGTTAGTGTTGTTTCTGTATGTGTTGGTTTTCCTTATGTTGCTGTTTGTGTCCTTATGCGTGGTGGCTAATGATTGTCCCCTTTATCAGTCAATcaaccagtcaatcaatcaaccaaccaaccaaccaaccaaccaaccaatcaatcaataaatcaatcaatcatgtATAAGATTTTACTCTCCCATATCAGAAGTCCTGGTTATATTTCCAAGCTGATGGAAGAGATAATTGGCagctttggaaatgcacacagaCTTAATGGGAGGGGGGGTATTAAGTGCCCCAATGTCCAGCAAGCGCTAAACCATTTTTTCTAATTCAATACACTCTCTACCGTAATGAATAGGTAGCCAAACCTTGTGCAAGATATGCTTTTGAAGCTGTAATCACTTGTTTTTTCTTTAAAATCACCGCAATTTTACACTCTTCTGCTATTTTATGCAGTGTGTTAATGCTTTATTCAGTGGATGAAAAGAAAAGATTTACTgtcgtgtgtgtgttcatactgTAGATAAGTGGATGGACCACCACTCTGCCCGACACAATCATCTCTCACCTATTTGGAAAGGTAAGCTCCCAGACCGACTGCAGTGGTCAGTATAATGACATGGTGAAAACTATCCTTTGTAACCGGTTGTAAAATCTCACTCTTAAAATTAGCAAAAAATTGTCAAGAGGAGATAATTACACTCATTTCCAATAAATAATCATAGAATAGTAACTACCACTTGATGGTATAAATCAacttgtgtgttgtatgtgtgtgtatttatatgtgagtgtgtgtgcggatggacagacaggtgcACACTTGTGTTATTGTCTCGGTTTCGTGGGACAGGGATGATGGATCATCGAAAGAGATAAACCGCCTTGTCTTTCTTACTTACTTTCAAACCGATTTCCCAGGAGGAAATCCAGACAAACCATGACCTCATCGGTACATATCGCCACCACATCACCACGTCAATGAACCAATCCAACGTGGCTCAGTTCCTCCGCTCCTACAACAGCCGATACGCTCTGGACATCGAGAGGCCTGTCCCTGGAGGCAACATTAACGTCAGGACACTCAAGTTAGTGCAAGCTTAAATCCCTAACCTCAAACCTTTTAAAAGCCCGACcacggcgtccaggtagcgtagcggtctgttctgttgcctaccaacacggggatctccggtttgaatccccgtgttacctctggcttggtcgggcatccctgcagacacaattggctgtgtctgcaggtggggagccggatgtgggtatgtgtcctggggcaacatgtatcaatcattactatgggcaaatttgttcttatacaCCGATTGAATTTTTtaaccctcaagattgtctgacagccagtagcaaagcatggtggttatttgtaattccttcctcctaatatctattgtctaccttttgcaacgagcagtcacccaggcctgcaaagacaccagtgtcagccaatcggtgtctaaattcaggggttacccgggttctacactggtctctgagacaaactccagggctaaaaaatcgaacaaatttgcccatcgtAATGATTGATATATGAggcccctggtcgctgcactagtgcctcctctggttggttggggtgcctgtttccccctggcgaaactcctcgctgtcaggtgaaaagaagtggctggcgattcctcatgtattggaggagacatgtggtagtctgcagccctcctggctcggcagaggagggGATGCAGCAACTAGGatggctcagaagtgtggggtaattggccagatacaattggggagaaaaatgggtaaaaagccacaaaaaaaaagccaaccATGTCTCTTTAAAGCCATAATTATTACCATCTAACCCCTCTGTTACCCTTTCCCTACGACTGCTAACCATCACCCACCCATGACCTACAAGCAGGACAAACTGCTCACATTAGGAAAGGAGAATTCGACAAGTTTCTAAATCTGCAACGTCCTGTAAGgctcttcatctgtctgtctaaCCTATCTGTCTGGTtcagttgtctgtctctctgacgggcctgtctgtctgtccgtgtacAGGTGCAGCACGCTGGTTGTTGTGGGAGATAACTCTCCTGCTGTGGAAGCCGGGGTTGACTGCAATTCTAAACTCAACCCCACCAAGACCACACTCCTCAAGGTAGCTGACCGACCCCGAATATCTGCATGACAGACTGCCTGAGCAACAAACATTCCCGGATCGGTTACGCCAACGGTTATGCCTTTGGATAACACTGAAAGTCTAATGGATGACTTTTAGTTCTACATTGTGGGCTTTTTAGTTCAGAAATGTCAAATTGCCAATCAGATTTCTCACATGGAAAGGCAGGGGCCGTTCTTAATTTACAACTTTGTGCCCCACAAACATTCTCATGACATAAATAGGGCAGGTTTgccaaattcttttttttttttcaaatatatttTGGATGCACTCGTTAAAATTATACTTAATCCCAAACTGCATGACGCAGTTACAGATAACATGGATGTCCTCGAGTTGAATTCGCCCGGCATGAGAAAAATTCCATATCGAACTGAGTGAGAAGTAGTCGACAATAAATTCTGTCTTCTGAGCTGAGTAGTATCAGTTTATATTAGTTTTATAAAGATATCTAGTTAAACTGAAAGTAAACTGACCCCCAGTTTGGTAAGCATGTCACTTCAAATGCCACTTCATAACCTTTGCCTTTTGCACTTTCAGATGGCAGACTGTGGAGGACTTCCTCAGGTTGACCAGGTGGGTTTTTACATTCTCCTTCCCATCGACTTCTCAGGTGATGGGGCCGTATATCATTTCTGATTGGTAGGATGACAtttttctcatctctctctggtaatttgtctctctctctctatttctgttCACAGCCAGCCAAATTGACCGAAGCTGTCAAATACCTTATTCAGGGCCTGGGATACAGTAAGTAACCAAACATTAGCCTTTACTTCAACATCGACTATATACTATTGAACCTGTGTTGCATACCCAACAGTTTGCCTTAAAATCACAAGATATAGTTCGACATTAATACACCCCATTTACCTCTTAACTTCAAGCCCGGCCAAATTCACAACCACATACAATCCCACACACACGCAGAAAATCTTTATTTGTCTGTCTCCATCGCCTTTGCTGTCTTTTGTCTCTCCGCTCTTCAGTGTCCTGTGCAAGCATGACGAGACTGGTTCGCTCTCGGACATCCTCCGGATCTAGCATCACATCCTTCGATGGCTCCCGGAGCCGTGCGCATAGCGAGCTGCAGCGTGGTCGTGCGCATACACACACCTCCGACGGGCAGCGTGGGCGCTCCCACACGGACGTCTCCATGGAAAGCGTCACCAGCAGGAACATGGACCAGGGCATCACCAAGACCATAGAGATTTCCTGCTAGAGGCCCCGCTGTCCTAATACTCGTGGCCCTAATTTCTATGCGCTTATTAACCTCATCTCATCTGCCGAGCTGTGTGtcatcatgcaaaacctgccgcACCCTTCTTTCGTCTTCTATTCCATCTCTGCCTCCGCAACacccccaccactaccaccacctgtCTGTAGTTTGAAGGATCACAAACCCATCCAACCTTTAGCCATAGTCTGCTTGATTCAGGTCGTCTCTCACCTTCTTCATACATAACTATTCCTCTTTCCTCCTAACCTGACCTCCACGTGTCTCCACTGCTCTCTTCCTTTCCATTTATCCTCCCCTCTTTGTCTCTGCCATCTATATTTCACCCTTTAACCTCTTCCCCTCTCCTCTTTTCCCTCTTGCCACCCCACATCACCCTTCCCCTCTTCTGTCCATCAGTCTTCCCTCCCCCCAGCTTTAGCTCCTCATCTATTGTCCTCATCTCTGCCCCTCTTCTCTTCCGTTTTCCTCTCaagctctctcgctcgcttttgTTCTTCTATCCTTTCTCTTCCACCGTTTCCTCCGCTGAGCATGGCACAGACCTTAGATACTAATACTCACTTGCAACAAAAGGGCTGGTAAAGTTGTTTATGTGAATAGCAACATCTGTAGTATTAGCGCTCATCCATCCTGCCATGGATTCTTACAGAACGCTTTAACCGTAGGGATGTGTAACCATTACATACTATCAGTGATTAAAGTGTTGTAAAACATGTATATTCAGAGAGGAGATGTGACGGCAGATGTGTGTTCATGATATGTGATGTCCACATACTTTGAATTAGATGAGGTTTTCTTCTGATACTGAGCGGTGCTCAGGTAAGGGCTGGTTAAAATCAAGTCGTGTTCATAAATGTAAAGATGTGCAATAAGCTGTTGAATTACCAATACACATGTTTTTCTCCAACCGTTTGCGTTATCATGAATGACGAGACACTGTGTTTAATTTGCAGCTAGATGGTGCTGAAGGCATCTGTTCGCTCAAATCTCAGCCGAGCCATTacatttctgttttgtttttttattgaaaaATATACAGTAAATTTTAGTGAATTCCTGCTCCTTAAATATTACTGTGAATTAAATTTACACAACACTCACTTTACACATTGCTAAAGTTTAGAGATCAAACAATAGATAATAggtaatccaaaaaaaaaaataataattccaTCTACGTATTTTTGAATCAGCTGGTGGATCTGAAATGCACTTGCATGTGAATATGTATTTTCCACTGAGTACAGTGAGAAGGTTTACCACATGTGTTCTAACAATATAACCTCACGCTATAGATATGATTTCACAGCAAAGAAAGGCTATATATTGTGTAATACTTTTTGCACACATAAGGATAGATTTTGGGGTCACATCTGTAAAATAGTTCAAATAAGGAGTACATATCTATGCTCTTGGGAATggtataaattttttttttctttgaatgaTCTGATCAATATCTCTATACCTTATATCCAAAATCAAATATTAAGATAAGATAACCTTTATTCATCCTCGAAGGGAAATTCAGGTGTAGATAGCAGCAAAGAGGGCAAAAAAAGACATCAGCAGGTTCGAGTAACAGAGGTAGACAGATAGTAGAGGTCAGTCACCTCGGGATCAGAACAATACCAAACCCAACACCAacacaaacaatactaaacaacgTCATGGATATGAGATCAGCAtctacacatacactaccgttcaaaagtttgggatcacccaaacaattttgtgttttccatgaaaagtcacacttattcaccaccatatgttgtgaaatgaatagaaaatagagtcaagacattgacaaggttagaaataatgatttgtatttgaaataagattttttttacatcaaactttgctttcgtcaaagaatcctccatttgcagcaattacagcattgcagacctttggcattctagctgttaatttgttgaggtaatctggagaaattgcaccccacgcttccagaagcagctcccacaagttggattggttggatgggcacttcttgcgtaccatacggtcaagctgctcccacaacagctcaatggggttcagatctggtgactgcgctggccactccattaccgatagaataccagctgcctgcttctgctctaaatagttcttgcacaatttggaggtgtgtttagggtcattgtcctgttgtaggatgaaattggctccaatcaagcgctgtccactgggtatggcatggcgttgcaaaatggagtgatagccttccttattcagaatcccttttaccctgtacaaatctcccaccttaccagcaccaaagcaaccccagaccatcacattacctccaccatgcttaacagatggcgtcaggcattcttccagcatcttttcatttgttctgcgtctcacaaacgttcttctttgtgatccaaacacctcaaacttggattcatccgtccacaacacttttttccagtcttcctctgtccaatgtctgtgttcttttgcccatcttaatcttcttcttttattggtcagtctcagatatggctttttctttgccactctgccctgaagcccagaatcccgcagccgcctcttcactgtagatgttgacactggtgttttgcgggtactatttaatgaagatgccagttggggacctgtgaggcgtctgtttctcaaactagagactctaatgtacttatcttcttgctcagttgtgcaacgcggcctcccacttctttttctactctggttagagcctgtttgtgctgtcctctgaagggagtagtacacaccggtgtaggaaatcttcaatttcttagcaatttctcgcatggaatagccttcatttctaagaacaagaatagactgtcgagtttcagatgaaagttctctttttctggccattttgagcgtttaattgaccccacaaatgtgatgctccagaaactcaatctgctcaaaggaaggtcagttttgtagcttctgtaacgagctaaactgttttcagatttgtgaacatgattgcacaagggttttctaatcatcaattagccttctgagccaatgagcaaacacattgtaccattagaacactggagtgatagttgcttgaaatgggcctctatacacctatgtagatattgcaccaaaaaccagacatttgcagctagaatagtcatttaccacattagcaatgtatagagtgtatttctttaaagttaagactagtttaaagttatcttcattgaaaagtacagtgcttttccttcaaaaatatggacatttcaatgtgatcccaaacttttgaacggtagtgtatattctacagatatatgcatatacacacatggCATAGCATTACAGCACATACTCTCCACCTGCAGCAATATATACCAAAATATACACAAATACATAGCAATATATAGCAAtataaaagacaggaggcagagctggaggtagcagagttgaaggtgctaagattttcattgagagtgacgaagaaggacagggttaggaacgagtatattagagggacaactcaggttgaatggtttagagacaaagcaagagaggcaagattgagatggtttggacatgtgtggaggggagattctgagtatattgggagaaggatgctgaacatggagctgccagggaagaggaaaagaggaaggccaaagaggaggtttatggatgtggtgagagaggacgtgcaggtggctggtgtgacagaggaagatgcagaggacaggaagagatggaaacagatgatctgctgtggcgacccctaatgggaacagccaaaagtagtaatagtagtaatagtagtaatagtatatatatatatatatatatatatatatatatatatatatatacacacacacacacacacacacacacacacacacacacacacacacacacacacacacacacacacacacacacacacacacacacacacacacacacacaccaaatattCATTCCTGTCATTCCTATATCAGCTAACCTTTGAAGGAAATGTCAAATGGAGAGAAAACAGTGACACCCTGACAAAGAGGGATATTGACCACTGTGAGACCAGAACGTACCTCCACCAAGTTACCCACCAGATAGGGCTCCGCAATCTTCTGTTATCCAGCCTCTCAATGAGCCGTCATTACCGGACAGCAATCAACTACCATCATTGACTATTTCAGTCCATATTAATCCAAGTATTGCAGTTACCCTTATCTATGCTTGGCAACATTTCatgaatacaaaaacaaagcatttAAACGTGAAAAGAAATTGACAAGCCATTGGCTACATGTGTTAAGGTCATTATTCACTTGACCTCTGATCAACTGCTTATACGATAACAGGCCGAGATACACTGACGGACAAATTTAGAGTGTTTGGTATAACTGAAGCTCAGTGTCCCCCCTGTTATTAGATTAATGAGCTTGGCCTCTATGCCTACCATGCCAAAACAAATGATTTAAGATAACTGGTCGCTGCTGGGGGAAGGGACATAGACGTCACCCCCTTCACCCAAATTGTCCTATACGGGATATAACGTACTCTCGAGCTGCAAGGTAAGCTATCAGGCTAGCCTGCCCATAGGCTAATGCAGCCCAGAGACCCCTGCTACTGGAAGCTTGGGCATGGGGTGTGTGGAGAACCAAAAACGCCAAAATACTGACTGAGATGACTGAAGGCTTTCTTCACTTAGTTACCAAAGGGAAGAAAATGGTTGATTTCGAAATCACTGCAGTCATTCCAGATGACCTTGATGACCTCAAGTCTAGAAAAAGTTATGTTGAAATAGTGAAATACTcattgaggggtgtgtgtgtggggggtggggggtgggggggttcccaGTATATCACAAAGTAAGGAGGCAGGTGGACAGTCTGTCGCAGGGCCCCCACACATAAAACACACTTTAGAGTCTCCAGTTAATCCagtatgcatgtctttggactgtgagaggacacCCACAGAGAACGCAAGACAAACTCTACACAggatcaaacccaggactttcctgTCACGAGGCAACAGTCCAAACCACTAAGCCATTGTGCTCTACTCGATGAATTTTAAAGGCTAATTTCTATCAATGAGAACTACAGCAGGACAGTGTAAATGCACAATAATGTGATTTAACCTACCTTAAGATGTGATGGATATTTAATTTTCTTTCCTGGTGCCTCGTCACCCACATGAAAATCACGTTTTGTTTCTGGAAACGGTGTTGTTTTCAGACAGACAGGTGTACAGTAGGAAGAAAATTTGCCAAACTAAGAATTTTCAAATTCAGACACATGAAATAGGCTGATGATCACTCACAATAAAGGCAATAGGATCAAAATCATTTCTGTCCAAACATCTCAGAAATATATCAGATGAGAAGCAATAAACAGTATTGGCTGAGCTTGTCATTCAGAACCGAACAATGTTAACTCTATGGTATTTCTGAATGCAAATTATGCATATAAACTATAATACTATATGTCATACACAAAAATTTATTTTTGATGATTTGATTTATATATATGCTGGTATTTATCTCTAGGGAAAGATTTTCTTATCTTATGGTTCAGCATTACATCTTTTGAAACCGGTAGTAGTGAAATTCTGT is a window of Lampris incognitus isolate fLamInc1 chromosome 9, fLamInc1.hap2, whole genome shotgun sequence DNA encoding:
- the LOC130117604 gene encoding protein NDRG1-like, whose protein sequence is MVFEDNEYDSVFEPQITEDQVETPYGKVHCTLTGTPKANRPGILTYHDVGLNHKSCFETWFNHEDMKEVTKHLPVCHVEAPGQHVAANTLSSEYTYPSVDQLSETLPTVLKHFGFRSVVGIGVGAGAYILAKFALNHPDLVEGLVLININPNSEGLIDSVTHKISGWTTTLPDTIISHLFGKEEIQTNHDLIGTYRHHITTSMNQSNVAQFLRSYNSRYALDIERPVPGGNINVRTLKCSTLVVVGDNSPAVEAGVDCNSKLNPTKTTLLKMADCGGLPQVDQPAKLTEAVKYLIQGLGYMSCASMTRLVRSRTSSGSSITSFDGSRSRAHSELQRGRAHTHTSDGQRGRSHTDVSMESVTSRNMDQGITKTIEISC